GTCCTCATCGGGCGTCGTGCGCATCCTCAAGGACCTCGACCGCGACATCAACGACCGCGACGTGCTGATCGTCGAGGACATCGTCGACTCCGGGCTGACGCTGTCCTGGCTGCTGCGCAACCTGGCGACCAGGCATCCGCGGTCCTTGCGGGTCTGCACGCTGATGCGCAAACCCGAGGCCGTCCGCGCCGACGTCGACATCGCCTACGTCGGCTTCGACATCCCCAACGAGTTCGTCGTCGGCTACGGCCTCGACTACGCCGAGCGCTATCGCGACCTGCCCTACATCGGCACGCTCGACCCAAAGGTGTACGAGCAGGCGTAATCGGCGCACTATGTTGGGCATGACCGAAACAGCCCTTCGGATCTGCCCCCTGTGCGAGGCCACCTGCGGCCTGATCCTCACGATCGACGACGGTCGGCTCACCGGTGCCCGCGGCGACCGCGACGACGTGTTCAGCCACGGCTTCATCTGCCCCAAGGGGGCGAGCTTCGCCGAGCTCGACAACGATCCCGACCGATTGGCGCGGCCCCTGGTCCGGCGCGACGGCGTGCTGACCGAGACCGGATGGGACGAGGCGTTCGCCGCGGTCGCCGATGGCCTCGGTGCTGTCGTCGCCGAGCACGGCGGATCCTCGGTCGGGGTGTATCTCGGCAACCCCAACGCACACACCGTCGCGGGCGCGCTGTATCCGCCGGTGATCATCCGCGCACTCGGCACCCGCCAGGTGTTCAGCGCGAGCACGCTCGACCAGATGCCCAAGCACGTCGCACTGGGCCTGATGTTCGGCAGCCCGGTCGCGTTCACCGTGCCCGACCTCGACCGCACCGACTACCTCGTCGTCATCGGCGCGAATCCCCTTGTGTCCAACGGCAGTCTGGCCACCGCCCCCGACTTCGGCGGCAAGTTGCGCGCCTTGCGCAAGCGCGGCGGCAAGCTCGTCGTCATCGATCCCGCCCGCACCCGCACCGCCGAGCTCGCCGACCGGCACATCGCGCCCCGGCCGGGCACCGATCCCGCGCTGATGCTCGCCGTCGTGCACGTGCTGTTCGACGAGGGCCTGGTCGACCTGGGGACCGTCGCCGATCACGTGAACGGTGTCGACGATGTGCGCGCCGCAGCGACCGACTTCGGGCCGGACGCCGTGGCCGAGTACTGCGGAGTCGATGCGGATGACATCCGCACGCTGGCGCGCGAGCTCGCCGCCGCCCCGACAGCCGCGGTCTACGGCCGCATCGGCACGTCGACGGTCGAATTCGGCACCCTCGGCAGCTGGCTCGTCGACGTCATCAACGTGCTGACGGGCAATCTCGACCGCCCGGGCGGCGCGATGTTCCCGCTCGGTGCGACGTCACCGGCGCCCCGCCCGCCGAAAGCTGGTCGCGGATTCGGCATCGGCCGCTGGCACAGCCGGGTCTCCGGCTATCCCGAGGCGCTGGCCGAATTTCCGGCGGCCGCACTCGCCGAGGAAATCGACACCCCGGGCGACGGTCAGATCAAGGCCATGATCACCATCGCCGGCAACCCCGTGTTGTCCGCGCCCGACGGCGACCGCCTCGACCGTGCACTCGCAGGCGTCGAGTTCATGGTCAGCATCGACCCGTACCTGAACGAGACGACGCGGCACGCCGACGTCATCCTGCCGCCACCGCCGCCGTCGCAGAGCCCGCACTTCGACTTCGCCCTCAACAACCTCGCGGTGCGCAACAACGTCCGCTATTCGCCGCCTGTGCTGCCCACCAAGGGTCGGCCCGACGAGGCGGAGATCCTGTCGCGGATCGCGCTGGTGCTGTTCGGTGCGGCCGTCGACGGCGACCCCGCGCTCGTCGACGAACAGGTCATCGCGATGACGTTGGGCAAGGAGACCGCCGATCCCACTTCACCGGTCGCCGGCCGCCCCGTCGACGAGCTGACCGCGATGCTGCCGCCCGGTCCGGGATACGAGCGCCGCCTCGACATGATGCTGCGGCTCGGCCCCTACGGCGATGCGTTCGGCGCCAAGCCGGACGGCCTGACGCTGCAGCGTGTCAAGGAGTCCCCGCACGGAATCGACCTCGGTCCGCTGCAACCGCGGCTGCGCCAGGTTCTGCGAACCCCAACGGGCAGAGTCGAACTCGCGCCGCCGCTGCTGCTCGAGGAAACGGCGCGGCTGCGCGACGCGCTGGACCGTCGGGCAGATCGGTTCGTGCTCATCGGGCGACGCCATCTGCGGTCCAACAACAGCTGGATGCACAACGTGCCCGCACTGGCAGGCGGCACCAATCGCTGCACGCTGCGCATCCATCCCGACGACGCCGCCGAACTCGGCCTGACCGACACCGCGGTCGTGAAGGGTCCGGGCGGCGAACTGCTGGCTCCGATCGAGATCACCGACGGCATGCGGCGCGGTGTGGTGTCGCTACCGCACGGCTGGGGTCACGACCGCGACGGCACCGGCCAGGAACTCGCCGCGCGTAATCCCGGGGTGAACGTCAATCAGCTCAACGCGGGCAATCGGCTCGATCCGCTGTCCGGCACCGCGGTGCTGAACGGGATCCCGGTCGACATCGCGCCCGCGGGCTGAATTTTTTTCCGCGAGCAGACGTGAAAACCCCCAATTTCCGCGCAAAAAGGGGGTTTTCGCGTCTGCTCGCCGGGGTTAGGTGAGCTCCCAGACCACCGTCACGCCGAAGCCGACGGTCTGCTGACCCGGTTCGAGCGGCACGGGTGCGGCGGCCATGTCGGCGCGTGGACTCTGCAGCGGGACGGGCGGCTGGGTGCCTGCGACCTCGGAAATCGAGATCACGCTGCCGAGAGTGAGTCCCGACAGTTCCGCGTACTGCTCGGCGCGGTCCTTGGCGTCCTGGAAGGCGCGGCTGCGCGCGTCGCGGACGAGTTGTGAATCGTCCTCGAGCGAATAGCTCACGTTGTTGATCCGGGTGGCGTTGCCGCCGGTGCTGATGATCAGCGCGAGGGCCTGCGAAGCGGCGTCCAGCTGGCGGATCTTCACGTCGATGGTGTTGCTCGCCCGGTACCCGACGATGGTGGTGCTGTCGGTGCTCGCGAACTGTGGCTGCAGGCTCACCTCGGTGGTGCTGATGTCGTCGCGGTCGACGCCGGCGTCGACCAGTGCGTTGATCACCCCGAGCTGACGATCGCTGACCTGGTTCATCGCGCCGGTGACGTCGGGGGCGGTGAACTCGATCGAGGCGCTGACGTTCAACGTGTCCGGGGCGCCCTTGACTTCGCCGGAGCCGACGACGGTGACCTGCCGGACTGTCGGCTCGGCGGTGGTGGTCGGGGCGGGGGACGGGCCCGACGCGGCGTCGCAACCCGACAGTGTGACAACGAGTCCCGCGGCGGCGAGGACGAGGAGCCGGATGGGAAACTTCGCACTCGCTGCGATCGACATGTGAGGCACCATACCGTCAGGGCGGCACCAAGATCGTCCGGCTAGCTGGTCTCCACTTCGCGCAGGAACGCCAACAGGATTCGGTTGACCTCCTCGGGCCGCTCCTGCTGAACCCAGTGCCCGGCACCCTCGATCCACGTCTCGGTGTACGGCCCCGCGACGACCTCACGCGCGCGGGCGGGATTCATCGTCGGGCCCACGGGATCGGCTGTGCCACCGACGAACAGCGCAGGCACGGTGGTCTGCGCGCCGGCCAGGTGCGGCGTCGTCTCCCAGTTGCGGTCGTAGTTGCGGTACCAGTTCAGGGCGCCGGTGAAACCGGTCCTGCCGAACTCGGTGACGTAATGCTCGAACTCGTCCGGGCTGATCCAGTCGGGTAGCGGCGCGTCCCCCCCGAGCAGCCCGGCGAACATCCCACGCATTGTGACGGCCACGTCGGCGGCCATCTCGGCGTCGGCGACGCCGGGCTCCTGGAAGCGCAGCATGTAGAAGTCCTCGCCGAACTTCTCCCGCCATCTTTCGGTCGGGCGAGACCGGGCCCGGGGTATCGGTGGCACGCTGAGCCCGGCGGCCGCGCGGACCCGGTCAGGGTGCAGCAGCGTGGTGTGCCACACCACCATCGCGCCCCAGTCGTGGCCGATGAACACGGCCCGCTCCACGCCCGCGTCATCGAGCAGGCCGACGAGGTCGCCGGTCAGCGCATGGATGTCGTATTCCTCGACGGCGGCGGGCCGGCTGGAGCCGCCGTATCCGCGCTGATCGGGGGCCAGCACGTGGTAGCCGGCGTCGGCAAGCACCGGGATCTGATGGCGCCACGAATAGGCCAGTTCAGGGAATCCGTGGGCAAGCACGACCGGCGGCGCACCGCGGTCGCCTGCCTCGAGGACTCGAAGAGTCACCCCGTTCGTCTCAACCAGCCGCACGGTCGTCGTGAGCACGGCATGAGCCTATCCAGGCCCGACTGCGGGATCGGTGCACGCCATCGGGGAGATCCGCTGGCTGGGCGGGAACCTTAGTTCGTTGGTCTAGCGGTAGCCTTGAGTTTTCTGACTGCGCTCTACAGGAAGTCGACGACGAACATTCGATGAACCGGACTCACGTATGAATCGAAAGAATGTCATCCGCACGCTCACCGTGATTGCGGTGGTGCTGTTGCTGGGGTGGTCGTTCTACTACTTCAGCGACGACACTCGCGGATTCAAGCCCGTCGACACCTCGGTCGCGATGGCGCAGATCAAGAACGACAACGTCAAGAGCGCGCAGATCGACGACCGCGAGCAGCAGCTTCGCCTGGAGCTCAAGGATGGCAACAGCGATACCCAGGACAGCGACAAGATCATCACGAAGTACCCCACCGGGTACGGAGTGCAGCTTTTCGACGCGCTGAGCGCCAAGAACGCCAAGATCAACACCGTCGTGAACCAGGGCAGCATGCTGGGCTCACTGCTGATCTACCTGCTGCCGCTGCTGCTGCTCGTCGGCCTGTTCGTGATGTTCTCCCGCATGCAGACCGGCGGCCGGATGGGCTTCGGCTTCGGCAAGTCGAAGGCCAAGCAGCTGTCCAAGGACATGCCGAAGACCACGTTCGCCGACGTCGCCGGCGTCGACGAGGCGGTCGAGGAGCTCTACGAGATCAAGGACTTCCTGCAGAACCCGTCGCGCTACCAGGCGCTGGGCGCCAAGATCCCCAAGGGCGTGCTGCTCTACGGGCCGCCGGGCACCGGTAAGACGCTGCTGGCGCGCGCCGTGGCGGGCGAGGCAGGAGTTCCGTTCTTCACGATTTCAGGTTCGGACTTCGTCGAGATGTTCGTCGGCGTCGGCGCCTCGCGCGTGCGCGACCTGTTCGAGCAGGCCAAGCAGAACAGCCCGTGCATCATCTTCGTCGACGAGATCGACGCCGTCGGTCGCCAGCGCGGCGCCGGGCTCGGCGGCGGGCACGACGAACGCGAGCAGACGCTGAACCAGCTGCTGGTCGAGATGGACGGCTTCGGTGACCGCCAGGGGGTGATCCTGATCGCGGCGACCAACCGGCCCGACATCCTCGACCCGGCGCTGCTGCGGCCCGGCCGCTTCGACCGTCAGATCCCGGTGTCCAACCCCGACCTCGCGGGCCGCAAGGCCGTGCTGAAGGTGCATTCGCAGGGCAAGCCGATGGCCGAGGACGCCGACCTCGATGGGCTCGCGAAGCGGACCGTCGGCATGTCGGGTGCGGACCTGGCCAACGTCATCAACGAGGCCGCGCTGCTGACCGCCCGCGAGAACGGCACGGTCATCACCGGCCCTGCACTCGAGGAAGCGGTCGACCGCGTCGTCGGCGGGCCGCGCCGTAAGGGCCGCATCATCAGCGAGCAGGAAAAGAAGATCACCGCCTATCACGAAGGCGGGCACACGCTGGCGGCATGGGCGATGCCCGACATCGAGCCGATCTACAAGGTGACGATCCTCGCCCGCGGCCGCACCGGTGGCCATGCGGTGGCGGTCCCCGAGGACGACAAGGGCCTGATGACGCGATCGGAGATGATCGCGCGGCTGGTGTTCGCGATGGGCGGCCGCGCCGCGGAGGAGCTGGTGTTCCGCGAGCCGACCACCGGCGCGGTGTCCGACATCGAGCAGGCCACCAAGATCGCCCGCGCGATGGTCACCGAATACGGCATGAGTTCCAAGCTGGGCGCCGTGCGTTACGGCACCGAACACGGCGACCCGTTCCTCGGCCGCACCATGGGCACTCAGGCCGACTACAGCCACGAGGTCGCGCAGATCATCGACGACGAGGTCCGCAAGCTGATCGAGGCCGCGCACACCGAGGCGTGGGAGATCCTCACCGAGTACCGCGACGTGCTCGACGTCCTGGCAGGCGAACTGCTGGAGAAGGAGACCCTGCACCGCGCGGAGTTGCAGGCGATCTTCGAGGCCGTCAAGAAGCGGCCGCGGCTGACGATGTTCGACGACTTCGGTGGCCGGGTTCCCTCGGATAAGCCGCCGATCAAGACACCCGGCGAGCTCGCGATCGAACGCGGCGAGCCGTGGCCCAAGCCGGTGCCTGAGCCCGCGTTCAAGACAGCCATCGCGCAGGCCAGCAAGAAGGCGGAGGCCACCAAGCTTGCCGAGGCGGCCAAGCACGGCGCAAACGGCAACGGCTCCAACGGAACTGGGGCCGGTGCGCCGACGCAACCGGACTACGGCGCCCCCGCAGGGTGGCATGCGCCCGGGTGGCCGCCGCAGCCACAGCAGCAGCAACCGCAGCCCCAGGGTTACTGGTATCCGCCGCCGCAGAACCCAAACTGGCAGCAGCCGTACCCCCCATATCAGCCCTACCCGCAGCCCGGCCATCCACAGCAGGGTGGCCAGCCCAGCCCGAACGACGATTCGGGACAGGAGAACGGCCGGCAGAACCCGCACGGCTGACCGGCCTGCAGGCTCACAGGAGGCTTCAATGACGCAGTCGCAGAACAACTCTGTCAAATTCAAACCCGCGGAGTTCGACCAGGCGCGCGCCGAGGCCGCTGTGCGCGAGTTGCTGATCGCGGTGGGGGAGGACCCCGATCGCCACGGCCTCGAAGACACCCCCGCCCGGGTGGCGCGCGCGTACAGGGAGTTGTTCGCCGGTCTGTACACCGACCCGGATACGGTGCTCAACACCACCTTTGACGAGCAGCACGACGAGCTGGTGCTGGTCAAGCAGATCCCGATGTACTCGACATGCGAACACCATCTCGTGTCTTTCCACGGGGTGGCGCACGTCGGCTACATCCCGGGCGAGGACGGCCGGGTCACCGGGCTCTCGAAGATCGCGCGGCTGGTGGATCTGTACGCCAAACGACCGCAGGTGCAGGAACGCCTCACGGCGCAGATCGCGGACGCGTTGATGCGCAAGCTGAATCCGCGCGGCGTCATCGTCGTAGTCGAGGCCGAACACCTGTGCATGTCGATGCGCGGCGTCCGCAAGCCCGGCGCCGTCACGACGACGTCGGCGGTGCGTGGACAGTTCAAGACCGACAATGCATCCAGGTCGGAAGCACTGGACCTCATCCTGCGCAAGTGAATCCACCCAGCGTGCAGGTCATGGGGGTTGTGAACGTCACCGACGACTCCTTCTCCGACGGTGGGCTGTTCCTCGACCGTGACCGCGCCGTCGCCCATGGTCTCGAGCTGGCCGCTGAAGGCGCGGCAATCATCGATGTCGGCGGGGAGTCGACGCGGCCGGGCGCCACGCGTATCGACCCGCAGGTGGAGACGTCGCGAGTGGTGCCGGTGATCAAAGAGCTTGCCGGACAAGGGCTTACCGTGAGCATCGACACGATGCACGCAGCGGTCGCGCAGGCCGCGCTGGAAAGCGGTGCCCAGATCGTCAACGACGTCTCCGGTGGCCGGGCCGATCCGGGGATGGCTCCGCTGCTCGCCGACGCGAAGGTGCCGTGGGTGCTGATGCACTGGCGCTCGGTCGGTGCGGCTCGCCCGCACGACGTGCCCGCCTACCGCGACGTGGTCGCGGAGGTCCGCGACGAGCTTCTGGAGAGCGTCGACCGCGCGGTGGCCGCCGGGGTCGATCCGGCGAATGTGGTCATCGACCCCGGACTGGGTTTCGCCAAGACGGCGGAACACAACTGGTCGCTGTTGCGGGCGCTGCCCGAGTTCGTCGGCACCGGAATTCCGGTACTGGTCGGCGCATCCCGGAAACGCTTCCTCGGCTCGCTGCTGGCGAATTCAGACGGTGAACC
The nucleotide sequence above comes from Mycolicibacterium moriokaense. Encoded proteins:
- the hpt gene encoding hypoxanthine phosphoribosyltransferase, which encodes MYSGDIKSVLLSSDEIQAKVAELGRQLGEDYRDAIAAGTQDLLLITVLKGAVFFVTDLARAIPLPTQLEFMAVSSYGSSTSSSGVVRILKDLDRDINDRDVLIVEDIVDSGLTLSWLLRNLATRHPRSLRVCTLMRKPEAVRADVDIAYVGFDIPNEFVVGYGLDYAERYRDLPYIGTLDPKVYEQA
- a CDS encoding molybdopterin-dependent oxidoreductase, which encodes MTETALRICPLCEATCGLILTIDDGRLTGARGDRDDVFSHGFICPKGASFAELDNDPDRLARPLVRRDGVLTETGWDEAFAAVADGLGAVVAEHGGSSVGVYLGNPNAHTVAGALYPPVIIRALGTRQVFSASTLDQMPKHVALGLMFGSPVAFTVPDLDRTDYLVVIGANPLVSNGSLATAPDFGGKLRALRKRGGKLVVIDPARTRTAELADRHIAPRPGTDPALMLAVVHVLFDEGLVDLGTVADHVNGVDDVRAAATDFGPDAVAEYCGVDADDIRTLARELAAAPTAAVYGRIGTSTVEFGTLGSWLVDVINVLTGNLDRPGGAMFPLGATSPAPRPPKAGRGFGIGRWHSRVSGYPEALAEFPAAALAEEIDTPGDGQIKAMITIAGNPVLSAPDGDRLDRALAGVEFMVSIDPYLNETTRHADVILPPPPPSQSPHFDFALNNLAVRNNVRYSPPVLPTKGRPDEAEILSRIALVLFGAAVDGDPALVDEQVIAMTLGKETADPTSPVAGRPVDELTAMLPPGPGYERRLDMMLRLGPYGDAFGAKPDGLTLQRVKESPHGIDLGPLQPRLRQVLRTPTGRVELAPPLLLEETARLRDALDRRADRFVLIGRRHLRSNNSWMHNVPALAGGTNRCTLRIHPDDAAELGLTDTAVVKGPGGELLAPIEITDGMRRGVVSLPHGWGHDRDGTGQELAARNPGVNVNQLNAGNRLDPLSGTAVLNGIPVDIAPAG
- a CDS encoding SIMPL domain-containing protein, giving the protein MSIAASAKFPIRLLVLAAAGLVVTLSGCDAASGPSPAPTTTAEPTVRQVTVVGSGEVKGAPDTLNVSASIEFTAPDVTGAMNQVSDRQLGVINALVDAGVDRDDISTTEVSLQPQFASTDSTTIVGYRASNTIDVKIRQLDAASQALALIISTGGNATRINNVSYSLEDDSQLVRDARSRAFQDAKDRAEQYAELSGLTLGSVISISEVAGTQPPVPLQSPRADMAAAPVPLEPGQQTVGFGVTVVWELT
- a CDS encoding alpha/beta fold hydrolase; translated protein: MLTTTVRLVETNGVTLRVLEAGDRGAPPVVLAHGFPELAYSWRHQIPVLADAGYHVLAPDQRGYGGSSRPAAVEEYDIHALTGDLVGLLDDAGVERAVFIGHDWGAMVVWHTTLLHPDRVRAAAGLSVPPIPRARSRPTERWREKFGEDFYMLRFQEPGVADAEMAADVAVTMRGMFAGLLGGDAPLPDWISPDEFEHYVTEFGRTGFTGALNWYRNYDRNWETTPHLAGAQTTVPALFVGGTADPVGPTMNPARAREVVAGPYTETWIEGAGHWVQQERPEEVNRILLAFLREVETS
- the ftsH gene encoding ATP-dependent zinc metalloprotease FtsH, whose translation is MNRKNVIRTLTVIAVVLLLGWSFYYFSDDTRGFKPVDTSVAMAQIKNDNVKSAQIDDREQQLRLELKDGNSDTQDSDKIITKYPTGYGVQLFDALSAKNAKINTVVNQGSMLGSLLIYLLPLLLLVGLFVMFSRMQTGGRMGFGFGKSKAKQLSKDMPKTTFADVAGVDEAVEELYEIKDFLQNPSRYQALGAKIPKGVLLYGPPGTGKTLLARAVAGEAGVPFFTISGSDFVEMFVGVGASRVRDLFEQAKQNSPCIIFVDEIDAVGRQRGAGLGGGHDEREQTLNQLLVEMDGFGDRQGVILIAATNRPDILDPALLRPGRFDRQIPVSNPDLAGRKAVLKVHSQGKPMAEDADLDGLAKRTVGMSGADLANVINEAALLTARENGTVITGPALEEAVDRVVGGPRRKGRIISEQEKKITAYHEGGHTLAAWAMPDIEPIYKVTILARGRTGGHAVAVPEDDKGLMTRSEMIARLVFAMGGRAAEELVFREPTTGAVSDIEQATKIARAMVTEYGMSSKLGAVRYGTEHGDPFLGRTMGTQADYSHEVAQIIDDEVRKLIEAAHTEAWEILTEYRDVLDVLAGELLEKETLHRAELQAIFEAVKKRPRLTMFDDFGGRVPSDKPPIKTPGELAIERGEPWPKPVPEPAFKTAIAQASKKAEATKLAEAAKHGANGNGSNGTGAGAPTQPDYGAPAGWHAPGWPPQPQQQQPQPQGYWYPPPQNPNWQQPYPPYQPYPQPGHPQQGGQPSPNDDSGQENGRQNPHG
- the folE gene encoding GTP cyclohydrolase I FolE, whose product is MTQSQNNSVKFKPAEFDQARAEAAVRELLIAVGEDPDRHGLEDTPARVARAYRELFAGLYTDPDTVLNTTFDEQHDELVLVKQIPMYSTCEHHLVSFHGVAHVGYIPGEDGRVTGLSKIARLVDLYAKRPQVQERLTAQIADALMRKLNPRGVIVVVEAEHLCMSMRGVRKPGAVTTTSAVRGQFKTDNASRSEALDLILRK
- the folP gene encoding dihydropteroate synthase is translated as MQVMGVVNVTDDSFSDGGLFLDRDRAVAHGLELAAEGAAIIDVGGESTRPGATRIDPQVETSRVVPVIKELAGQGLTVSIDTMHAAVAQAALESGAQIVNDVSGGRADPGMAPLLADAKVPWVLMHWRSVGAARPHDVPAYRDVVAEVRDELLESVDRAVAAGVDPANVVIDPGLGFAKTAEHNWSLLRALPEFVGTGIPVLVGASRKRFLGSLLANSDGEPRPPDGRETATAVISALAGLHGAWGVRVHDVRASVDALKVLEAWNG